A genome region from Cutaneotrichosporon cavernicola HIS019 DNA, chromosome: 5 includes the following:
- a CDS encoding uncharacterized protein (SBDS protein C-terminal domain), producing MQTKQPGTHIKLTNVSIVRIKKGGKRFEIACYKNKVNEFRSGVEKDLSEVLQIEQIFTNVPKGQVAKKDDWTKAFKNEDMDAVIEEILRKGELQVNNLERGAQLASLSREIATMVTEMTVDPTTGRKHTVGMVEKAMAELGYSVRGDKTAKAQALDLIRQLGADSILPVQRVRMRVRITMPAKDGKRVKDKVVALIDEVEEEDIGAEWEAIVRVDPGAFRAINELVSNESKGKGRVESMGSVST from the exons ATGCAAACAAAACAGCCGGGAACGCATATCAA gctGACGAACGTGTCCATCGTACGGATCAAGAAGGGCGGGAAGCGCTTTGAG ATCGCATGCTACAAGAACAAGGTCAACGAGTTCCGTTCCGGGGTGGAGAAGGATCTCTCTGAAGTCCTGCAAATCGAGCAGATCTTCACCAATGTCCCCAAGGGCCAAGTAgccaagaaggacgacTGGACCAAAGCCTTCAAGAacgaggacatggacgcGGTCATTGAGGAG ATTCTGCGCAAGGGCGAGTTGCAGGTCAACAACCTGGAGCGGGGGGCTCAACTCGCGTCGCTGTCCCGTGAGATCGCGACCATGGTCACGGAGATGACGGTCGACCCTACCACTGGGCGAAAGCATACCGTGGGCATGGTGGAGAAGGCCATGGCCGAGTTGGGGTATAGCGTGCGTGGGGATAAGACGGCgaaggcgcaggcgctcgaccttATTCGCCAGCTTGGGGCCGACTCAATTCTGCCCGTGCAGAGGGTACGCATGCGCGTGCGGATTACCATGCCTGCAAAAGATGGGAAACGcgtcaaggacaaggtcgtTGCACTTATTGATGAGGTCGAAGAGGAAGATATCGGCGCCGAGTGGGAGGCTATTGTGCGCGTGGATCCCGGAGCTTTCCGCGCTAtcaacgagctcgtctCTAATGAGAGTAAGGGCAAGGGACGGGTGGAGAGCATGGGATCGGTTAGCACGTAG
- the RKI1 gene encoding uncharacterized protein (Ribose 5-phosphate isomerase A (phosphoriboisomerase A)) produces MTAALPPLEVAKRLAAFAAVDRHIGLEHKLIGIGSGSTVPYVVDRIVQQGAKANAGRLFFPTGFQSKQLILDAGLALGDVDMFTRLDVCIDGADEVDADLNAIKGGGACQLREKVLADMADTWAMVADYRKNSSVLGTNWKQGVPIEVVPFAYVQVIAALQKMGGTPTLRMGKAKAGPVVSDNGMFIVDCTFPEATMKEPAALNRNIKMITGVVEVGLFCGMAKAAYFGNDDGSVTVRAVGGTTEHIQSVPDVPPTSE; encoded by the exons ATGACTGCcgcccttccccctctTGAGGTCGCTAAGCGGCTGGCTGCGTTCGCCGCCGTTGACCGCCACATTGGCCTCGAGCACAAG ctcaTCGGTAtcggctcgggctcgactGTCCCCTACGTCGTTGACCGTATTGTGCAGCAGGGCGCCAAGGCCAATGCCGGGcgcctcttcttccccaCCGGCTTCCAGAGCAAgcagctcatcctcgacgctggGTTGGCGCTTGGTGATGTTGACATGTTCACCCGCCTCGATGTCTGCATCGACGGTGCTGACGA GGTCGACGCCGATCTCAACGCGATCAAGGGCGGCGGAGCGTGCCAGCTCCGCGAGAaggtcctcgccgacatgGCCGACACGTGGGCCATGGTCGCCGACTACCGCAAGAACTCGTCTGTCCTCGGCACCAAC TGGAAGCAGGGCGTCCCCATTGAGGTCGTCCCCTTCGCGTACGTACAGGTCATCGCGGCGCTCCAGAAGATGGGCGGCACCCCCACCCTGCGCATgggcaaggccaaggctggccCCGTCGTCTCCGACAACGGCATGTTCATCGTCGACTGCACCTTCCCCGAGGCGACGATGAAGGagcccgccgccctcaaCCGTAACATCAAGATGATCACTGGCGTTGTTGAGGTCGGCCTCTTCTGCGGCATGGCCAAGGCCGCTTACTTTGGCAACGACGACGGAAGTGTCACTGTCCGCGCCGTCGGTGGCACCACCGAGCACATCCAGAGCGTTCCCGACGTGCCCCCCACCTCGGAGTAG
- a CDS encoding uncharacterized protein (Repeated motif present between transmembrane helices in cystinosin, yeast ERS1p, mannose-P-dolichol utilization defect 1, and other hypothetical proteins), which yields MVPPPDPSQCPSHHDPYTLTLSILLCTGLVISYLPQHYRIISTGTSEGLSPWFLLLGATSSASGMLNLLILQWPLFQCCRVVSGGQCAESLLRFVQVGLQWLLFSIILALYIIYFPRTPRMRPLALQGQPQLDYGATRGNAVDAETPSPATVGEFRKLREQNDREWRTAKGVAWAVCLHLTLLTTLTFVLLDKLPTTVPPQKPLRLLATFCGLSATALAVCQYAPQIVKTANAGLVGALSIGTMLIQVPGSIVFCISIMLGENTDWTSWMPYAVTGLMQACLLIICLFWKKRQRWLGIDDFGNPLPSSVPEHANGERAPLLNGNN from the exons ATGGTCCCGCCGCCTGACCCCTCCCAGTGTCCTAGC CACCATGACCCGTACACCCTCACCCTGAGCATCCTCCTCTGCACCGGCCTCGTCATCAGCTACCTTCCTCAG cacTACCGCATCATCTCGACAGGCACGAGCGAGGGCCTATCACCT tggttcctcctcctcggcgcgacgtcgagcgcgtcgggcATGCTAaacctcctcatcctgCAGTGGCCGCTGTTCCAGTGCTGCCGCGTAGTCTCGGGCGGGCAGTGTGCCGAGAGCCTTCTCCGCTTCGTCCAGGTCGGCCTGCAGTGGCTTCTCTTCTCGATCAT CCTCGCCCTGTACATCATCTACTTCccgcgcacgccgcgcaTGCGGCCTCTAGCGCTCCAGGGCCAGCCTCAACTTGATTACGGCGCTACGCGAGGAAACGCGGTCGATGCTGAGACGCCGTCACCTGCGACAGTCGGCGAGTTCCGCAAGCTCCGTGAACAGAACGACAGGGAGTGGCGCACGGCCAAGGGCGTGGCCTGGGCCGTCTGTCTGCACCT CACGCTACTCACGACGCTCACGTTCGTGTTACTCGACAAGCTGCCCACGACGGTGCCGCCACAGAAACCgctgcgcctgctcgcTACGTTTTGCGGGCTCAGCGCCACGGCCCTCGCCGTGTGCCAGTACGCGCCGCAAATTGTCAAGACGGCCAACGCGGGACTCGTCGGCGCACTTAGTATCGGCACAATGCTCATCCAGGTGCCAGGGAGCATCGTGTTCTGCATCTCGATCATGCTCGGCGAGAACACTGACTGGACGAGCTGGATGCCCTACGCCGTCACAGGCTTGATGCAAGCGTGTCTCTTG atcaTCTGTCTTTTCTGGAAGAAGCGCCAGAGGTGGCTTGGTATCGACGACTTTGGCAACCCCCTCCCATCGAGTGTACCCGAGCACGCCAACGGTGAGCGTGCGCCGCTGCTCAATGGCAACAACTAG
- a CDS encoding uncharacterized protein (mitochondrial tricarboxylic acid transmembrane transport), whose amino-acid sequence MFDRSPSFITNSPLPRVPSPGFSVSGKDKRISVISSVGTETTASRSVRELSDTASPSLSSSTRGSSRHPFYPPDEYHLASLNDFAIPHPSHTGPRVNQHSFLHNSAPLGPNLATLGADHVADLSPTLAPASTIHSPLAPPLVLGTPHSLDDDATPPTTAGGARSRPPDGRVFTPSPNLSPSSRGPTPQGSILSTPFEEREDCPPFGGLPRIPIHPLDASSFGGSGAAGTTGIASLTVPGDDNEHRNNFEDGASNMHDSLRVHKHRGQHSPGPSPEPSPKGSHSPLQSDARSIKSNKRRPHPPMYDGGYLGSPSDAYNSLTHHPHHTAPPSPQPRQYHMLPPSGHPLSRTAPRPPAIDTDLHGYDPNAGPSFRHPYFSQHHDQGHFQPVRQRSNRVSQMTTSSVSSDASSAMSPSGVRPGQPWGLPSGFEKRPTVPTVFEDEPLDDIEYDGATGAHEFGQRTGDWQSDRDSFPRASGGGLQLSHSAPSSSRTYGGPPSAYGGPSSRQHRASTVSNATTSSNKSKGSNHPFAMNRAPSPLLAPPEQLAPPGQAVNVSRSLPSLYDSFKTHATPMPAHQVALVSAEDEQDDAICPLCTESLSFSYRLPGEKPHIVPECGHALHNDCFIECYGRVPPEGSRPTLGVCGMCRQPMVVSSRGQEHGSGKNKLAALMGGDDGPSMGVSPQDEQGDDALEPNGHDERPPNDRNVLVPSISIKSEFPSVRRNARDKQMLTAMLTIEVPHGLSRSLYGPRSRREASHGDEPLPPSPMSATSFRESMMVMANGGGQSHFANIELELRDRVEDYATSGIGSLGHLKLYDILKVRKRDVSGDLQLYLFDYGLVCISEERRSSTLRNLFGTHRHQADRKKVPKTYLKIRGRVHLHHILAVQDTSSNSEHVLTLDVETEDDGHHLFHIYFRDSGSLEMWHKTLVRLHQEAMVHTQSKASKLTGLHAGNRPTRAPPLTPTMAPSFTDFVDSCLTTCGPQCPGGLAFQIPLAPIHTPIDLVIAVSTVPVPRGTRIGRKQLTLRNALQCALACMGPRDRISLVCTELGANGVMRRTPLLNPTHHDSRLRLETFIDMLCLGEMENDEFAVKPRGEERADVATAVNLALDVILSRKAKNPLTGVLVVSDLPEPTSKSHMSMVNARLEAAKIQMHTFGYGKAHEPSPLWAMTNQTSGTYTFVREWHDLRDAIVGCVGGLMSVALTNMKLRLTCTEKDFRVQKVQGAPSAIVHSNGKTVDVDLHVLRHSERREILIEFEVIDPNDPPSPESEWRSSEHPISPIDDDVRSHHSLARKESMMTSGASVRSRPSMRGQIVGGLGMNLMHDENGIVDEVPVLEVDCSFHDPAVGRSAARLTNPVLLTMAVLPAGTQTSATGDPTIVRRRMELVASDMITRSVLAASRKNWPLALNMLRGTKRTGEGLCDMLRQQLAMLQSARSPTGARTRREMIVLHAVEGLAATAQDVDAFIDGIEESREMFEADHRNYAAQQAVVLKTQRSWTMRTPTELHYATPCVQQLIQAGREWKARQGTS is encoded by the exons ATGTTTGATCGATCGCCGAGTTTCATCACCAACtcgcctcttcctcgcgtCCCAAGTCCCGGATTCTCGGTGAGCGGTAAGGACAAGCGGATTAGTGTGATTTCAAGCGTTGGAACCGAAACGACGGCAAGTAGGTCAGTGCGGGAGCTCAGTGACACTGCGAGcccgagcttgagctcgagcaccCGGGGCTCTTCCAGACATCCTTTCTACCCACCGGACGAGTACCATCTGGCCAGCCTGAACGACTTCGCGATCCCGCATCCCAGCCATACCGGGCCTCGTGTCAACCAACACTCCTTCCTCCACAACTCCGCCCCTCTTGGACCAAACCTCGCGACGCTGGGTGCCGATCACGTCGCAGACCTTTCACCCACTCTTGCTCCCGCTTCGACCATACACTCACCGCTCGCTCCTCCTTTAGTTTTAGGCACGCCGCacagcctcgacgacgacgcgaccCCTCCCACAACTGCAGGCGGCGCCAGATCCAGACCACCGGACGGTCGAGTCTTCACTCCATCGCCCAACCTTTCCCCCTCCAGCCGCGGTCCCACGCCTCAGGGGTCCATCTTGTCGACACCGTTtgaggagcgggaggaCTGTCCGCCCTTCGGAGGACTCCCGCGCATCCCCATCCATCCACTTGACGCATCATCCTTTGGTGGCTCGGGTGCAGCAGGGACCACTGGCATCGCTTCTTTGACTGTCCCAGGCGACGACAACGAGCACCGCAACAACTTTGAGGACGGCGCCAGCAACATGCACGACAGCCTCCGTGTTCACAAGCATCGGGGCCAACATTCCCCAGGCCCTTCCCCTGAACCATCGCCCAAGGGGTCTCACTCCCCTCTCCAGTCTGACGCGCGCTCCATCAAGAGTAACAAGCGACGACCACACCCTCCAATGTACGACGGTGGATACCTCGGGAGTCCAAGCGACGCGTATAACTCTCTAACGC ACCATCCTCATCATACCGCACCACCCAGTCCCCAACCGAGGCAGTACCACATGCTGCCGCCTAGTGGGCATCCTCTGTCCCGCACAGCACCGAGACCACCAGCGATCGACACGGACTTGCACGGATACGATCCTAACGCCGGGCCCAGCTTCCGCCACCCATATTTCTCCCAACATCACGATCAGGGACACTTCCAGCCTGTCCGTCAAAGGAGCAACCGCGTCTCGCAGATGACCACGTCGTCCGTATCCagcgacgcgtcgtcggccatgTCTCCGTCTGGGGTGCGTCCCGGCCAGCCTTGGGGTCTCCCCTCGGGCTTCGAGAAACGCCCGACGGTTCCCACGGTCTTTGAGGATGAACCATTGGACGACATCGAGTACGATGGTGCGACTGGCGCCCACGAGTTTGGGCAGCGTACCGGCGACTGGCAGAGCGACCGCGACAGCTTTCCCAGAGCCTCGGGCGGCGGACTACAGCTCTCACATTCTgcgccctcgtccagcCGGACATACGGCGGCCCGCCGTCCGCTTATGGCGGTCCTTCTTCGAGGCAACATCGGGCTTCCACCGTATCAAacgcgacgacctcctcgaaCAAGAGCAAAGGGTCAAACCATCCTTTCGCGATGAACCGTGCACCATCGCCTCTCCTTGCTCCCCCCGAACAGCTTGCCCCTCCTGGTCAAGCCGTGAATGTCTCGCGctccctcccatccctctACGACAGTTTCAAGACACACGCGACCCCTATGCCAGCTCACCAGGTCGCTCTTGTGAGCGCTGAGGACGAACAGGACGACGCCATCTGCCCTCTCTGCACcgagagcttgagcttctcCTATCGTTTACCAGGGGAGAAGCCCCACATCGTTCCGGAATGTGGGCACGCGTTACACAAC GATTGCTTCATCGAGTGCTACGGCCGGGTTCCGCCAGAGGGGTCACGCCCCACGTTGGGCGTGTGCGGGATGTGTCGCCAACCGATGGTGGTGTCGAGCCGAGGCCAGGAGCATGGGTCTGGAAAGAACA AGCTGGCTGCGCTTATGGGTGGTGACGACGGACCATCGATGGGGGTCAGTCCACAAGACGAACAGGGGGACGATGCCCTGGAGCCAAACGGTCACGATGAGCGGCCTCCTAACGATAGGAACGTCCTTGTTCCCAGCATCTCGATCAAGTCCGAGTTCCCGTCGGTTAGGCGGAACGCGAGGGACAAGCAAATGCTCACAGCGATGCTCACAATTGAGGTGCCACACGGATTGAGTCGGTCGCTGTACGGccctcggtctcgtcgtGAGGCCTCCCATGGAGACGAGCCGTTACCCCCATCTCCTATGTCGGCCACATCCTTCCGCGAGTCGATGATGGTCATGGccaacggcggcggccagaGTCACTTTGCCAACATCGAACTTGAACTACGAGACCGTGTAGAGGACTACGCAACGTCTGGCATCGGGTCCCTGGGCCATCTCAAGCTGTACGACATCCTCAAGGTCCGCAAGCGAGACGTGAGCGGCGACCTGCAGCTGTACCTGTTCGATTATGGCCTAGTGTGCATCAGCGAGGAGCGTCGCTCGTCGACTCTGCGAAACCTGTTTGGCACTCACCGCCATCAGGCCGACAGGAAGAAGGTACCCAAGACGTACCTCAAAATCCGCGGGCGGGTGCACCTGCATCACATCCTTGCTGTGCAAGACACGTCTTCCAACAGCGAGCACGTTCTCACGTTGGACGTCGAGacggaggacgacggccaCCACCTCTTCCACATCTACTTCCGAGACAGCGGGTCTCTAGAGATGTGGCACAAGACCCTGGTGCGCCTGCATCAAGAAGCCATGGTCCACACACAGTCCAAAGCCTCCAAGCTCACTGGATTGCACGCCGGCAACCGACCaactcgcgcgcctccccTTACTCCCACCATGGCACCGTCTTTCACCGACTTTGTCGACTCGTGCTTGACGACCTGTGGGCCACAGTGCCCTGGTGGTCTGGCGTTCCAGATTCCTCTCGCTCCTATCCACACGCCGATAGACCTTGTGATTGCGGTCTCGACAGTTCCCGTTCCCAGGGGCACGCGCATCGGGCGCAAGCAGCTCACGCTGCGCAACGCGCTGCAGTGCGCGCTTGCGTGCATGGGCCCACGAGACCGCATCTCTCTGGTCTgcaccgagctcggcgctAACGGCGTTATGAGGCGCACCCCACTGCTAAACCCTACGCACCACGATTcacgcctgcgcctggAGACATTCATCGACATGCTCTGCCTCGGAGAGATGGAAAACGACGAGTTTGCGGTCAAACCTAGAGGCGAGGAACGGGCTGATGTTGCAACGGCAgtcaacctcgccctcgacgtgATCCTCAGTCGCAAAGCTAAGAACCCCCTCACGGGCGTGTTGGTCGTCAGCGACCTGCCCGAACCAACAAGCAAGTCGCACATGAGCATGGTCAACGCCCGCCTTGAGGCCGCCAA GATCCAGATGCATACTTTCGGTTACGGCAAGGCTCACGAGCCATCGCCACTATGGGCAATGACGAACCAGACGAGCGGGACCTACACCTTCGTGCGCGAATGGCacgacctgcgcgacgcCATTGTGGGCTGCGTCGGTGGCCTCATGTCGGTCGCCCTGACCAACATGAAGCTGCGCCTGACCTGCACAGAGAAGGACTTCCGAGTGCAAAAGGTACAGGGCGCGCCCTCGGCTATCGTGCACTCGAATGGCAAGACGGTCGATGTCGACTTGCACGTGCTGCGGCACTcggagcggcgcgagatCCTGATCGAATTCGAGGTGATCGACCCGAACGACCCGCCGTCGCCCGAGTCCGAGTGGCGATCGAGCGAGCACCCGATATCGcccatcgacgacgacgtgcgcTCGCACCACTCACTGGCCCGCAAGGAGAGCATGATGACGAGCGGGGCCAGTGTGCGCTCGCGCCCGAGCATGCGCGGCCAGATCGtgggcggcctcggcatgAACTTGATGCACGACGAGAACGGgattgtcgacgaggtgccagtccttgaggtcgacTGCTCGTTCCATGACCCGGCTGTCGGACGCTCCGCGGCGCGACTGACCAACCCCGTTCTCCTCACCATGGCGGTTCTGCCGGCAGGCACGCagacctcggcgacgggaGATCCCACGATTGTGCGCCGGCGCATGGAACTGGTGGCGAGCGACATGATTACGCGCTCGGTCCTCGCAGCGTCGCGCAAGAACTGGCCGCTGGCGCTCAACATGCTTCGCGGGACAAAACGTACTGGCGAGGGACTGTGCGACATGCTTCGCCAGCAGCTGGCCATGCTCCAGTCGGCGCGCAGCCCGACAGGTGCACGTACAAGGCGCGAGATGATCGTGCTCCATGCGGTTGAGGGCCTCGCCGCAACTGCGCAGGACGTAGACGCCTTTATCGACGGTATCGAGGAGAGCCGCGAGATGTTCGAGGCAGACCATCGCAACTATGCCGCACAGCAggccgtcgtcctcaagACACAGAGAAGCTGGACGATGCGCACGCCCACAGAACTTCATTACGCCACGCCGTGCGTGCAGCAGCTCATCCAGGCAGGACGCGAGTGGAAGGCGCGCCAGGGAACGAGCTAA
- the ATP2 gene encoding uncharacterized protein (Produces ATP from ADP in the presence of a proton gradient across the membrane): MTLPRSAQRLASRRLTAVKNARANAAFFTTAAKVAVPAFQAQARPQVAAKEVQATRAYATPAGGQTGTIKTIIGAVVDVHFESDDLPPILNALDVQFKEGQPKPEGGRLVLEVSQHLGENTVRCIAMDGTEGLVRGQGVVDTGAPITIPVGPQTLGRIMNVIGQPIDQRGEIKGVSTRPIHADAPGFVEQSTEAEILETGIKVVDLLAPYARGGKIGLFGGAGVGKTVLIQELINNIAKAHGGYSVFTGVGERTREGNDLYHEMRETGVINLEGDSKVALVFGQMNEPPGARARVALTGLTIAEYFRDEEGQDVLLFIDNIFRFTQAGSEVSALLGRIPSAVGYQPTLATDMGGMQERITTTKKGSITSVQAVYVPADDLTDPAPATTFAHLDATTVLSRSIAELGIYPAVDPLDSKSRMLDPRVVGERHYRVATRTQQILQAYKSLQDIIAILGMDELSEEDKLTVERARKIQRFMSQPFAVAESFTGMTGALVPLKDAVTAFEEILDGKHDSLPEAAFYMVGGIEDVRVKAQKILEDSSK; this comes from the exons ATGACCCTCCCCCGTTCTGCTCagcgcctcgcctcgcgccgcctcacGGCCGTCAagaacgcgcgcgccaacgccgcgtTCTTCACCACTGCCGCCAAGGTCGCTGTCCCCGCCTTCCAGGCTCAGGCTCGTCCCCAGGTCGCTGCCAAGGAGG TCCAGGCCACTCGCGCCTACGCTACCCCCGCTGGTGGCCAGACCGGCACCATCAAGACCATCATTggtgccgtcgtcgacgtccacTTCGAGTCGGATGACCTTCCCCCCATCCTCAACGCCCTGGACGTCCAGTTCAAGGAGGGCCAGCCCAAGCCTGAGGGTGGCCGCCTCGTTCTCGAGGTCTCGCAGCACCTCGGTGAGAACACCGTCCGTTGCATTGCTATGGACGGTACTGAGGGTCTCGTCCGTGGCCAGGGTGTCGTCGACACTGGTGCTCCCATCACCATTCCCGTCGGCCCCCAGACCCTTGG CCGTATCATGAACGTCATCGGTCAGCCCATTGACCAGCGTGGTGAGATCAAGGGTGTTTCTACCCGCCCCAtccacgccgacgccccCGGCTTCGTCGAGCAGTCGACCGAGGCTGAGATTCTCGAGACTGGTatcaaggtcgtcgacctcctcgcccctTACGCCCGTGGTGGTAAGATTGGTCTCTTCGGCGGTGCCGGTGTCGGCAAGACTGTCCTTATTCAGGAGCTCATCAACAACATTGCCAAGGCCCACGGTGGTTACTCCGTCTTCACTGGTGTCGGTGAGCGTACCCGTGAGGGTAACGACCTGTACCACGAGATGCGTGAGACCGGTgtcatcaacctcgaggGTGACTCcaaggtcgcgctcgtcttCGGCCAGATGAACGAGCCCCCTGGAGCCCGTGCCCGTGTCGCCCTTACCGGCCTCACCATCGCCGAGTACTTccgtgacgaggagggccagGACGTCCTTCTCTTCATTGACAACATTTTCCGCTTCACCCAGGCCGGTTCGGAGGTGTCTGCCCTTCTCGGTCGTATCCCCTCGGCTGTCGGTTACCAGcccaccctcgccaccgaCATGGGTGGTATGCAGGAGCGTATTACCACCACCAAGAAGGGTTCCATTACCTCGGTCCAGGCCGTCTACGTCCCCGCCGATGACCTTACTGACCCCGcccccgccaccacctTCGCGCACTTGGACGCCACCACCGTCCTGTCGCGTTCGattgccgagctcggtaTTTACCCCGCTGTCGACCCCCTCGACTCCAAGTCGCGTATGCTCGACCCCCGTGTCGTCGGTGAGCGTCACTACCGTGTCGCTACCCGCACCCAGCAGATCCTCCAGGCCTACAAGTCGCTCCAGGACATCATTGCCATTCTCGGCATGGACGAGCTTtcggaggaggacaagctT ACCGTCGAGCGTGCCCGTAAGATCCAGCGTTTCATGTCGCAGCCcttcgccgtcgccgagtcCTTCACCGGCATGACCGGTGCCCTTGTTCccctcaaggacgccgtCACCGCCTTCGAGGAGAtcctcgacggcaagcACGACTCGCTCCCCGAGGCCGCCTTCTACATG GTGGGCGGAATTGAGGATGTTCGC GTCAAGGCCCAGAAGATTCTCGAGGACTCGTCGAAGTAA
- the QCR7 gene encoding uncharacterized protein (Component of the ubiquinol-cytochrome c reductase complex (complex III or cytochrome b-c1 complex), which is part of the mitochondrial respiratory chain): MEKLPKPPTVDRLHPQPETASPLITMVLIGGPLGISLASQLKQFSAGFYNSLKPLAKAYARAAGHRKVGLRYDDLIIEERRDVEKAIDRLSAKEGYDRVYRMRVAFQQDLMRRPLPKEEWLKAEDDVRYLSPLISEVAAENAERANWDSIEVERKAV, encoded by the exons ATGGAGAAATTGCCGAAACCCC CCACCGTCGACCGtcttcatcctcaaccCG AAACCGCATCACCACTCATCACAATGGTTCTGATCGGCGGACCCCTCGGCATCTC GCTTGCCTCCCAGCTCAAGCAGTTCTCGGCCGGGTTTTACAACTCGCTGAAGCCCCTCGCGAAGGCGTACGCCCGTGCCGCCGGTCACCGCAAGGTCGGCCTCCGTTACGACGACCTGATTATCGAGGAGCGCCGTGACGTTGAGAAG gccaTTGACCGCCTCTCCGCCAAGGAGGGCTACGACCGCGTGTACCGCATGCGTGTTGCGTTCCAGCAGGACCTGATGCGCCGCCCTCTCCCCAAGGAGGAGTggctcaaggccgaggacgacgtgcgTTACCTCTCGCCCCTCATCTCCGAGGTCGCTGCCGAGAatgccgagcgcgccaacTGGGACTcgatcgaggtcgagcgcaaggccgtTTAA
- a CDS encoding uncharacterized protein (PQ loop repeat protein): MGIIGTLASIGMAVGPPLVYVDQAASIIRKRDSSGFSKDVCGVVIIANIIRVFFWLGERFELALLVQSVLLIISQLALLWICLYYTPLPAPGIAIGDEEEADELLDHEEEEIKPSRPFNFWQWPRLGSYLEFLAGLIVLLTITHVILGRFKWYIGTLGFVALSIESTLPIPQFLSNYRRKSCYGFRSSTLAGWLFGDMFKTGYYFVRNNPLQFKVTGILTICWDLAVLAQRIYYGAAPPHKVVLEQEEEEM, translated from the exons ATGGGCATCATTGGGACACTAGCGTCCATCGGCATGGCCGTTGG CCCACCGCTAGTCTACGTCGACCAGGCAGCCAGTATCATTCGGAAACG cgacTCGTCCGGTTTCTCAAAGGACGTCTGTGGCGTCGTTATCATTGCGAACATTATCCGCGTGTTCTTCTGGCTCGGCGAGCGGTTCGAGCTCG ccctcctcgtccagtCGGTTCTTCTCATTATCTCCCaactcgccctcctctgGATCTGCCTATACTACactcccctccccgcccccgGCATCGCAATCGGTGACGAAGAGGAagcggacgagctcctAGACcatgaagaggaggaaaTCAAGCCCTCCCGCCCCTTCAATTTCTGGCAATGGCCAAGACTAGGAAGTTACCTCGAGTTCCTCGCAGGCCTCATCGTCCTTCTCACAATCACTCACGTGATTCTCGGCCGCTTCAAGTGGTATATTGGGACTCTGGGCTTTGTCGCTCTATCCATCG AATCAACCCTGCCTATCCCACAGTTCCTCTCGAATTACCGGCGCAAGAGTTGTTATGGATTCCGGAGTAGTACGCTTGCCGGGTGGCTGTTTGGCGATATGTTCAAGACGGGCTACTACTTTGTTCGCAATAATCCACTCCAGTTCAAGGTGACCGGCATTCTGACTATTTGCTGGGACCTGGCTGTGCTCGCGCAGAGGATATACTAtggcgctgcgccgccgcacaAGGTCGTCCTGGAgcaagaggaggaggagatgtgA
- the COX23 gene encoding uncharacterized protein (Cytochrome c oxidase-assembly factor cox23) gives MASQVPPSTKPTPEAFRPLPPSADLYEPEDYVTTFSEHKSHTGASKFKDPCAKASKASLQCLEQTRYNRGECYEYFKAYRECKKRWVEQRKADNAGQPRPQPS, from the exons ATGGCATCGCAGGTCCCGCCCTCTACTAAGCCTACGCCGGAGGCATTCAGGCCCCTGCCCCCCTCGGCGGACCTATACGAGCCGGAAGACTATGTGACTACTTTTTCCGAGCACAAGTCGCATACTGGTGCCAGCAAG TTCAAGGACCCGTGTGCAAAGGCCAGCAAGGCGAGTTTGCAGTGCCTCGAGCAGACGCGGTATAATCGCGGCGAGTGCTACGAGTACTTTAAGGCGTACCGGG aaTGCAAGAAACGCTGGGTTGAGCAGCGCAAGGCGGACAACGCGGGGCAGCCTCGACCACAGCCCAGCTAG